Proteins from a genomic interval of Parafrankia irregularis:
- a CDS encoding DUF6084 family protein, with amino-acid sequence MADLTFTCVEVTPLRHAAAPTLRFVLRVEEHSGERMHALALRCQIRIEPGARRYDDAEAQALTGLFGAGPPHPIQFAMVSTMVPGFTGSADVELAVPCSYDLEVASGNYFQSLRGGVIPLRLMFSGTVFGVGPHGLRVEQVPWRLETTCRLPVATWRELIDAYFPGSGWLRLDRSTVDALARYRRDHAIATADAAIISLLAGEDR; translated from the coding sequence ATGGCCGACCTGACCTTCACCTGTGTCGAGGTCACGCCGCTGCGGCATGCCGCGGCGCCGACGCTCCGGTTCGTCCTGCGGGTCGAGGAGCACAGCGGTGAGCGGATGCACGCGCTGGCGCTCCGCTGCCAGATCCGCATCGAGCCCGGCGCGCGTCGCTACGACGACGCGGAGGCGCAGGCGCTGACCGGGCTGTTCGGAGCCGGCCCGCCGCATCCGATCCAGTTCGCGATGGTGTCCACGATGGTTCCCGGCTTCACCGGGAGCGCGGACGTCGAGCTCGCCGTGCCCTGCAGCTACGATCTTGAGGTCGCCTCCGGCAACTACTTCCAGTCGCTGCGAGGCGGGGTGATCCCGCTGCGTCTGATGTTCAGCGGAACCGTCTTCGGGGTGGGCCCGCACGGGCTGCGCGTTGAGCAGGTGCCCTGGCGTCTGGAGACCACCTGCCGCCTGCCGGTGGCCACCTGGCGCGAGCTGATCGACGCCTACTTCCCCGGCTCGGGCTGGCTTCGCCTGGATCGCAGCACCGTCGACGCGCTCGCGCGCTACCGCCGCGACCATGCCATCGCGACCGCCGACGCCGCGATCATCTCGCTGCTGGCCGGGGAGGACCGATGA
- a CDS encoding DUF5947 family protein encodes MTARTLRRFLAGNLGRAMTRCEFCGEAVTDEHGHGHVADLASRSILCACPGCRLLFTPTGAGGGRYRAIPTRYHFAPSFAAGPRLLAAAGIPVGLAFFVIHDGTVNAFYPSPAGATHCELPATLTPQDLNLDDPGGPGTGTDRATGGPVWRPEPEVEAVLVHVTRDGQAGYLLPIDACYRLVGDLRLHWRGFDGGADARAHLAAFLADARHRAGAAPAAAASAADAASAAAAPMTSAVGGARWPT; translated from the coding sequence ATGACGGCCCGCACCCTGCGCCGCTTCCTCGCCGGGAACCTGGGCCGCGCCATGACCCGGTGCGAGTTCTGCGGTGAGGCGGTCACCGACGAACACGGTCACGGTCACGTCGCGGATCTGGCCTCCAGGTCCATCCTGTGCGCCTGCCCCGGCTGCCGGCTGCTGTTCACCCCCACCGGAGCCGGCGGCGGGCGCTACCGCGCGATACCGACCCGATACCACTTCGCCCCCAGTTTCGCTGCCGGCCCGCGGCTGCTGGCCGCGGCGGGGATCCCGGTGGGGCTGGCGTTCTTCGTGATCCACGACGGAACGGTCAACGCCTTCTACCCGAGCCCCGCGGGGGCGACGCACTGCGAGCTGCCCGCCACCCTGACACCACAGGACCTCAACCTCGACGACCCCGGCGGCCCCGGCACCGGCACCGACCGCGCAACAGGCGGACCGGTGTGGCGGCCTGAGCCCGAGGTCGAGGCGGTACTCGTCCACGTCACCCGCGACGGCCAGGCGGGGTACCTGCTGCCGATCGACGCCTGCTACCGGCTCGTCGGCGACCTGCGGCTGCACTGGCGGGGATTCGACGGCGGCGCCGACGCCCGCGCCCACCTCGCGGCCTTCCTCGCCGACGCCCGGCACCGGGCCGGGGCCGCGCCCGCAGCTGCGGCCAGCGCTGCGGATGCGGCCAGCGCTGCGGCTGCTCCCATGACTTCGGCTGTGGGAGGCGCACGATGGCCGACCTGA
- a CDS encoding nickel-dependent hydrogenase large subunit yields MTTTSEHRETEARGSDSHLLEMSWDPITRIVGSLGVYTKIDWPARRVVECHSTSSIFRGYSIFMKDKDPRDAHFITSRICGICGDNHATCSVYAQNMAYGVKPPHLGEWIINLGEAAEYMFDHNIYQENLVGVDYCEKMVGETNPEVLEQARRTESPNADQHGYRTIGDIMHALNPIEGEFYREALAMSRVTREMFCLMEGRHVHPSTLYPGGVGTVASVQLFTDYLTRLMRYIEFLKRVVPMHDDLFDFFYKALPGYEEVGRRRVLLGCWGSFNDPAHCDFTYRNMADWGRHMFVTPGVIVDGRLVTNDLVDINLGIRILLGSSYYDDWADQPMFVTNDPLGNPVDRHHPWNQHTIPHPGRRDFDDKYSWVMSPRWFDGMDHLPLDTGGGPIARLWSTALSGLVDIGYVRATGSSVQITLPKSATVGERTFEWMIPRWSNALERNRARTYFQAYAAACAVYFVEQALAEVRAGHTRTWEPFDVPQDAVSCGFTEAVRGVLSHHMVIRDGRIANYHPYPPTPWNASVRDVFGTPGPYEDAVQNTPIFEKNPPESFKGIDIMRTVRSFDPCLPCGVHMHTGTGRTLEVLHTPHAFTPAG; encoded by the coding sequence ATGACAACCACCTCGGAGCACAGGGAAACCGAAGCCCGAGGCTCTGACTCCCATCTGCTGGAGATGTCATGGGACCCGATCACCCGCATCGTGGGGAGCCTCGGCGTCTACACGAAGATCGACTGGCCGGCCCGGCGGGTCGTCGAATGCCACAGCACGTCATCGATCTTCCGCGGCTACAGCATCTTCATGAAGGACAAGGACCCACGGGACGCGCACTTCATCACCAGCCGGATCTGCGGTATCTGCGGTGACAACCACGCCACCTGCTCCGTTTACGCACAGAACATGGCCTACGGAGTGAAGCCACCACACCTCGGAGAATGGATCATCAATCTCGGCGAGGCCGCCGAGTACATGTTCGACCACAACATCTACCAGGAGAACCTGGTCGGTGTGGACTACTGCGAGAAGATGGTCGGCGAGACGAATCCCGAGGTTCTGGAACAGGCCCGGCGCACCGAGTCACCCAACGCGGACCAGCACGGGTACCGCACCATCGGCGACATCATGCACGCGCTCAATCCCATCGAGGGCGAGTTCTACCGGGAGGCCCTGGCGATGAGCCGGGTGACCCGGGAGATGTTCTGCCTGATGGAGGGGCGCCATGTTCACCCGTCCACGCTTTATCCGGGCGGGGTGGGAACCGTCGCGTCCGTGCAGCTGTTCACCGACTACCTCACCCGGCTGATGCGCTATATCGAGTTCCTCAAGCGCGTCGTCCCCATGCACGACGACCTGTTCGACTTCTTCTACAAGGCCCTGCCGGGCTATGAGGAGGTCGGCCGGCGGCGGGTGCTGCTCGGCTGCTGGGGCTCGTTCAACGACCCGGCACACTGCGACTTCACCTACCGGAACATGGCCGACTGGGGCCGGCACATGTTCGTCACCCCGGGCGTGATCGTCGACGGCAGGCTGGTCACCAACGACCTGGTCGACATCAACCTCGGCATCCGCATCCTGCTGGGCAGCTCGTACTACGACGACTGGGCCGACCAGCCGATGTTCGTCACCAACGACCCGCTGGGAAACCCGGTGGACCGCCACCACCCCTGGAACCAGCACACCATCCCCCATCCGGGCCGGCGCGACTTCGACGACAAGTACTCGTGGGTCATGTCGCCGCGCTGGTTCGACGGTATGGACCACCTCCCCCTCGACACCGGCGGTGGCCCGATCGCCCGGCTGTGGAGCACGGCGCTGTCCGGGCTGGTCGACATCGGCTACGTACGGGCCACCGGCAGCAGCGTCCAGATCACCCTGCCGAAGTCGGCGACGGTCGGTGAGCGGACCTTCGAGTGGATGATCCCCCGGTGGAGCAACGCCCTGGAACGCAACCGGGCACGCACCTACTTCCAGGCCTACGCGGCGGCCTGCGCGGTCTACTTCGTCGAGCAGGCCCTCGCCGAGGTCCGCGCGGGCCACACCCGGACCTGGGAGCCGTTCGACGTCCCGCAGGACGCCGTGAGCTGCGGTTTCACCGAGGCAGTGCGCGGGGTGCTCTCCCATCACATGGTCATCCGGGACGGGCGCATCGCGAACTACCACCCGTACCCGCCGACGCCGTGGAACGCCAGCGTGCGCGACGTGTTCGGCACCCCCGGCCCGTACGAGGACGCGGTGCAGAACACGCCGATCTTCGAGAAGAACCCGCCGGAGTCGTTCAAGGGGATCGACATCATGCGCACGGTCCGCAGCTTCGACCCGTGCCTGCCATGCGGTGTGCACATGCACACCGGCACCGGACGAACCCTGGAGGTGCTGCACACCCCGCACGCCTTCACCCCGGCCGGATGA
- a CDS encoding NADH-quinone oxidoreductase subunit B family protein has translation MSTVEEPIHILWINAGLSCDGDSVSLTAATQPSIEDIVLGALPGLPKVSVHWPLIDFESGPEQGADTFIEWFRKADHGELDPFVLVVEGSIPNEDLITGEGYWCGFGNDPQTHQPVPTSTWLDRLAPKALAVLAAGTCATYGGIHAMAGNPTGAMGVPDYLGWDWKSKAQIPIVCVPGCPVQPDNLSETITYLLYQASGQAPMIPLDEQLRPRWLFEATVHQGCDRAGYYEEGQFTTEYGTPQCLVKLGCWGPVVKCNVPKRGWINGVGGCPNVGGICIACTMPGFPDRFMPFMDEPPGAHVSAAASSVYGAVIRRLRAITARKADIEPHWRRRDGHAPQHAEDSREKVLA, from the coding sequence GTGTCCACAGTCGAGGAACCGATCCACATACTCTGGATCAACGCCGGTCTGAGCTGCGACGGGGACTCCGTCTCGCTCACCGCGGCGACGCAGCCGAGCATCGAGGACATCGTGCTCGGCGCCCTGCCGGGTCTGCCGAAGGTCAGCGTGCACTGGCCGCTCATCGACTTCGAATCCGGACCCGAGCAGGGCGCCGACACCTTCATCGAATGGTTCCGCAAGGCCGATCACGGCGAGCTGGACCCGTTCGTGCTGGTGGTCGAGGGCTCCATCCCGAACGAGGACCTCATCACCGGCGAGGGCTACTGGTGCGGTTTCGGCAACGATCCGCAGACCCACCAGCCGGTACCCACCAGCACCTGGCTGGACCGCCTTGCGCCCAAGGCACTCGCCGTGCTCGCGGCGGGAACCTGCGCGACCTACGGCGGCATCCACGCCATGGCGGGGAATCCGACCGGCGCGATGGGGGTCCCGGACTATCTGGGCTGGGACTGGAAATCGAAGGCGCAGATTCCGATCGTGTGCGTACCGGGCTGCCCGGTGCAGCCGGACAACCTCTCGGAGACGATCACCTATCTGCTTTACCAGGCCAGCGGCCAGGCTCCGATGATTCCGCTGGACGAGCAGCTCCGACCACGCTGGCTGTTCGAGGCGACCGTGCACCAGGGTTGTGACCGCGCCGGCTACTACGAGGAGGGCCAGTTCACCACCGAATACGGAACCCCGCAGTGCCTGGTGAAGCTCGGCTGCTGGGGGCCGGTGGTGAAGTGCAACGTCCCGAAGCGGGGCTGGATCAACGGGGTGGGCGGCTGCCCGAACGTCGGCGGCATCTGCATCGCCTGCACCATGCCCGGTTTCCCCGACCGTTTCATGCCGTTCATGGACGAACCACCCGGCGCCCATGTGTCGGCAGCGGCCAGCAGCGTGTACGGCGCGGTCATCCGCAGGCTCCGCGCCATCACGGCGCGCAAGGCCGACATCGAACCGCACTGGCGGCGCCGGGATGGCCACGCGCCCCAGCACGCCGAGGACTCGCGGGAGAAGGTGCTGGCATGA
- a CDS encoding HypC/HybG/HupF family hydrogenase formation chaperone produces the protein MNTHRKDHADIAGPSAPPCHPAGELTGETGHCITCSDDAIEMEIVRLEEGGLAVARASAGVEEISIALVEAQAGDTVLVHAGEAIAVV, from the coding sequence GTGAACACGCACCGCAAGGACCATGCCGATATAGCTGGCCCAAGCGCTCCACCCTGCCACCCCGCCGGCGAACTCACCGGCGAGACGGGCCACTGCATCACCTGTTCGGACGACGCGATCGAGATGGAGATCGTCCGACTGGAGGAGGGCGGACTGGCCGTCGCGAGGGCCTCTGCGGGGGTGGAGGAGATCAGCATCGCGCTGGTCGAGGCGCAGGCGGGCGACACCGTCCTGGTGCACGCCGGGGAGGCGATCGCCGTCGTCTGA
- a CDS encoding Sir2 family NAD-dependent protein deacetylase, whose protein sequence is MAFASLRDLVAAGGVAVLTGAGISTGSGIPDYRGPNGSLRRHTPMTYQQFTGDAESRRRYWARSHVGWRHVALARPNPGHHAVAALEGAGLVDGVITQNVDGLHSAAGSRRVIDLHGSLARVRCRGCGVLSDRADLDRRLRLRNPGFGNHGFDSRAVAGSPLGAEVNPDGDATLAEAEIDGFAVVGCADCDGDLEPDVVFFGATVPPARLAAAVDLLTQSRALLVLGSSLAVMSGYRFVLRAGELGIPVGIVNQGPTRGDARAAFTLDAQLSTVLPRLATELAGAAAR, encoded by the coding sequence ATGGCCTTCGCCTCCTTGCGGGATCTCGTCGCGGCCGGCGGCGTCGCCGTGCTCACCGGCGCGGGGATCTCGACGGGTTCCGGCATCCCGGACTACCGCGGCCCGAACGGGTCGCTGCGCCGGCACACCCCGATGACCTACCAGCAGTTCACCGGGGACGCCGAGTCCCGGCGCCGGTACTGGGCCCGCAGCCACGTCGGCTGGCGGCACGTCGCGCTGGCCCGCCCCAACCCGGGCCATCACGCCGTCGCGGCGCTGGAGGGGGCCGGACTGGTGGACGGCGTCATCACCCAGAACGTCGACGGCCTGCACAGCGCCGCCGGCTCACGGCGGGTGATCGACCTGCACGGCAGCCTCGCGCGGGTCCGCTGCCGCGGCTGCGGGGTCCTCAGCGACCGGGCCGATCTCGACCGCCGACTGCGGCTGCGCAACCCCGGTTTCGGCAACCACGGTTTCGACAGCAGAGCCGTCGCGGGCTCGCCGTTGGGCGCCGAGGTCAACCCGGACGGCGACGCCACGCTCGCCGAGGCCGAGATCGACGGTTTCGCCGTGGTCGGCTGCGCTGACTGCGACGGTGACCTCGAGCCCGACGTCGTGTTCTTCGGCGCGACCGTGCCGCCGGCCCGGCTCGCCGCGGCTGTCGACCTGCTCACGCAGTCCCGTGCGCTGCTGGTGCTCGGATCCTCGCTGGCGGTCATGTCGGGCTACCGGTTCGTGCTGCGGGCCGGGGAGCTGGGCATCCCGGTCGGAATCGTGAACCAGGGCCCCACCCGCGGCGACGCCCGGGCGGCTTTCACACTGGACGCGCAGCTCAGCACGGTCCTGCCGCGGCTGGCCACCGAGCTCGCCGGCGCGGCGGCACGATGA
- a CDS encoding GNAT family N-acetyltransferase, protein MTAAGDITVRVADSQDAAALVELIESAYRGEGSRVGWTTEADLLDGQRTDLEMVLAAIARPDLRLLAAVDPAGTIVACCELERRPDGAYFGMFAVRPDLQGRGVGDRLLATAEEFARRQWHAARMEMLVISLRDELIAWYERRGYRRTSRREPFPYGDERFGLPRRTDLVFVVLDKDLARGA, encoded by the coding sequence ATGACCGCCGCCGGTGATATCACCGTGCGTGTCGCCGACAGCCAGGACGCGGCCGCGCTGGTCGAGCTGATCGAGTCGGCGTATCGCGGCGAGGGCAGCCGGGTCGGCTGGACCACCGAAGCCGACCTTCTCGACGGCCAGCGCACGGATCTGGAGATGGTTCTGGCGGCGATCGCGCGGCCGGATCTGCGGCTGCTGGCCGCGGTCGACCCGGCGGGCACCATCGTCGCGTGCTGTGAGCTGGAACGCCGACCCGACGGCGCGTACTTCGGGATGTTCGCCGTGCGCCCGGATCTGCAGGGCAGGGGCGTCGGCGACCGGCTGCTCGCCACCGCCGAGGAGTTCGCACGCCGGCAGTGGCATGCGGCCCGGATGGAGATGCTCGTGATCTCACTGCGGGACGAGCTGATCGCCTGGTATGAGCGGCGTGGCTATCGGCGCACCTCCCGCCGGGAGCCGTTCCCCTACGGGGACGAGCGGTTCGGCCTGCCACGCCGGACGGATCTCGTCTTCGTCGTCCTCGACAAGGATCTCGCGCGCGGCGCCTGA
- a CDS encoding UBP-type zinc finger domain-containing protein translates to MENEDVSVADDPHLSMIRPVVPTTPDGCTECLRVGSSWVHLRLCLTCGNVGCCDSSPLRHARAHAHTEGHPVVRSFQPGEHWRWCYVDEAYV, encoded by the coding sequence ATGGAGAATGAGGACGTGAGCGTTGCTGATGATCCTCATCTGTCGATGATCCGGCCGGTTGTACCGACAACACCAGATGGCTGCACCGAGTGTCTGCGGGTCGGCTCGTCCTGGGTGCATCTGAGGCTGTGTCTCACCTGTGGCAATGTGGGTTGTTGTGACTCCTCGCCGCTGCGCCATGCCCGCGCACACGCGCATACGGAGGGCCATCCGGTCGTTCGTTCGTTCCAGCCCGGCGAGCACTGGCGTTGGTGCTACGTGGACGAGGCCTATGTATAG
- a CDS encoding GlsB/YeaQ/YmgE family stress response membrane protein, translating into MFQILWIVVAGLVIGLIARFIARAAGHGRYDIPLWLTVAIGIVGALVGNVIASAIGVRNTSGIDWIRHVLQIGVAVALVAVAAPLWANRAKAHARGDRDRYTAHH; encoded by the coding sequence GTGTTTCAAATTCTGTGGATAGTAGTGGCAGGTCTCGTCATCGGGCTCATCGCGCGCTTCATCGCACGCGCGGCCGGGCACGGCCGGTACGACATCCCGCTCTGGCTCACCGTGGCCATCGGTATCGTCGGCGCCCTCGTCGGAAATGTCATAGCGAGCGCGATCGGGGTGCGCAACACGTCGGGTATCGACTGGATTCGCCATGTTCTTCAGATCGGCGTCGCGGTCGCCCTGGTCGCCGTCGCCGCCCCGCTGTGGGCCAACCGCGCCAAGGCGCACGCACGCGGCGACCGTGACCGCTACACCGCGCACCACTAG
- a CDS encoding thiamine pyrophosphate-dependent enzyme, with the protein MAERGENATPFDEGVRLLAPDGSLVDDPRFAVRADSRQTESFYREMVRARRLDEEATALQRQGELVLWIPLRGQEAAQVGSAAAARLGDFLFPSYREHAVAWHRGIPPVEVLRLLRGVTHGGWDPELYKVANYVLVLASQTLHAVGYGLGVRIDEGAARDGDPQVVMVYLGDGAMSQGDANEAFVWAASFAAPVVFFCQNNQWAISTPSRRQSPVPLARRAEGFGFPGVRVDGNDVLAVHAVTGWALEHARSGQGPVLVEANTYRMAPHTTSDDATRYQEPAEVAWWGARDPIDRLERLLAHTHEPAWFAQVRAEADADAAALRRQCLALPDPSPWSLVDHVLVGGSSLLREQRGQIWEG; encoded by the coding sequence ATGGCGGAACGCGGTGAGAACGCAACGCCGTTTGACGAGGGCGTTCGGCTGCTGGCACCGGACGGGTCGCTCGTCGATGATCCGCGGTTCGCGGTGCGCGCGGATTCTCGCCAGACGGAGTCGTTTTACCGGGAGATGGTGCGGGCCCGGCGGCTGGACGAGGAGGCGACAGCCCTGCAGCGGCAGGGGGAGCTGGTCCTGTGGATTCCGCTGCGTGGCCAGGAGGCCGCGCAGGTGGGCTCGGCCGCGGCCGCCCGCCTGGGCGACTTCCTGTTCCCCAGCTACCGGGAACACGCGGTGGCCTGGCATCGGGGTATCCCGCCGGTGGAGGTCCTGCGGCTACTGCGTGGCGTGACGCACGGCGGCTGGGATCCGGAGCTGTACAAGGTGGCCAACTACGTGCTGGTGCTGGCCTCGCAGACGTTGCACGCGGTCGGCTACGGCCTCGGCGTGCGAATCGACGAAGGCGCCGCTCGAGATGGCGACCCGCAGGTGGTGATGGTCTATCTCGGCGACGGTGCGATGAGTCAGGGCGACGCCAACGAGGCCTTCGTCTGGGCGGCCAGTTTCGCGGCACCCGTGGTGTTCTTCTGCCAGAACAACCAGTGGGCGATCTCCACGCCGAGCCGTCGCCAGTCGCCCGTGCCCCTCGCGCGGCGCGCGGAGGGGTTCGGCTTTCCCGGGGTCCGGGTCGACGGCAACGATGTGCTCGCCGTGCATGCGGTGACCGGCTGGGCGCTTGAGCACGCCCGTTCCGGCCAGGGCCCCGTGCTCGTCGAGGCCAACACCTACCGGATGGCACCGCACACGACGTCCGACGACGCGACCAGGTACCAGGAGCCGGCCGAGGTCGCCTGGTGGGGCGCGCGGGACCCGATCGACCGGCTGGAGCGGCTGCTGGCACACACCCACGAGCCGGCCTGGTTCGCGCAGGTGCGTGCCGAGGCCGACGCCGACGCCGCGGCGCTGCGCCGACAGTGCCTGGCGCTGCCGGATCCGAGCCCGTGGTCGCTGGTCGATCACGTGCTTGTTGGTGGCTCCTCACTACTGCGGGAGCAGCGAGGGCAGATCTGGGAGGGTTGA
- a CDS encoding enoyl-CoA hydratase: MIDVEIHAGSESSADAESPAGTGHKIAIVRIDRPDRRNALDIDHCQGLRDGVGQAVDAGARAIVLTGVGTSFCAGADLDQVYGEAFTEALYAALHAITDAAVPVIAAVNGPAIGAGLQLALAADLRVAAERASFAIPTARLGLAVDPWTLSRLAALAGGGTARAVVIGCETVAAQRAIDLGLVQRSGELDVAVAWAQELAGLAPLTLAYSKRAFNEAVDAAARPSAAVTAAYEACWASDDAQEGRRARAEKRPPIFQGK; the protein is encoded by the coding sequence GTGATAGATGTCGAAATCCACGCCGGATCCGAATCGTCCGCCGACGCCGAGAGTCCCGCCGGAACCGGCCACAAGATCGCGATTGTGCGCATCGACCGGCCGGATCGGCGCAACGCCCTGGACATCGACCACTGCCAGGGCCTGCGCGACGGCGTGGGGCAGGCGGTGGACGCCGGCGCGCGCGCCATCGTCCTCACCGGTGTCGGCACCAGCTTCTGCGCCGGCGCGGACCTCGACCAGGTGTACGGCGAGGCGTTCACCGAGGCGCTCTACGCGGCACTGCACGCCATCACCGATGCCGCCGTTCCGGTGATCGCGGCCGTCAACGGCCCGGCGATCGGCGCCGGTCTGCAGCTCGCCCTCGCCGCCGACCTGCGGGTGGCCGCCGAACGCGCCTCGTTCGCGATTCCGACGGCCCGGCTGGGCCTCGCGGTCGACCCGTGGACGCTCAGTCGCCTCGCCGCGCTCGCCGGTGGCGGGACGGCACGCGCGGTCGTGATCGGCTGCGAGACCGTGGCGGCGCAGCGGGCGATCGACCTCGGCCTGGTGCAGCGCTCCGGTGAGCTCGACGTCGCCGTCGCCTGGGCCCAGGAGCTGGCCGGGCTCGCGCCGTTGACGCTCGCGTACTCGAAGCGGGCGTTCAACGAGGCCGTCGACGCGGCCGCCCGACCGTCGGCGGCCGTGACCGCCGCCTATGAGGCATGCTGGGCCAGCGACGACGCCCAGGAAGGCCGCCGGGCGCGAGCTGAGAAGCGCCCCCCGATCTTCCAGGGCAAATAG
- a CDS encoding aldehyde dehydrogenase family protein, whose product MAAQAAEAKFESRNPATDEVVGTFAVMSADEVAAAVRSARSARSAWQAAGFAGRRAALLRWAAWLAAHEHEIVDLVHAENGKPAIAARLELLLTCEHIRWAARNARPVLRERRVRTTALMIDYAARVGYLPYGVVGVIGPWNYPLLTPTGSLAYALAAGNTVVFKPSELTSALGLLLVEGFTAANPELPDGVLVGVTGGGETGTALCRAGVDKIAFTGSGATARKVLATCAATLTPVVAECGGKDAAIVAEDADIAAAARMVAWGAASNAGQTCAGVERVYVVAGVRDAFLTELGRQLADVRPGSDPQAAYGPMTMPGQADVVRRHVADALARGGSALLGGPQAVRGRFVDPIVLVDVPEDSAAVQEETFGPTMTVRTVADVDEAVALANDSRYGLGAAVFSRARGGEIAGRLDAGMVSVNSVLSFAAIPALPFGGRGESGFGRIHGADGLREFARPRSVAARRPGVRGLDVTRFDPYPGTSAVLRAALRVRHRGAPTTGSTTGTTMDGATGTTAGSVTGTTAGSPAGTMAGGAAGRLLRRVRAARR is encoded by the coding sequence ATGGCAGCGCAGGCAGCGGAAGCGAAGTTCGAGTCACGTAACCCGGCGACCGACGAGGTCGTCGGAACCTTCGCGGTGATGTCCGCCGACGAGGTGGCCGCCGCCGTGCGGTCGGCGCGGTCCGCGCGGTCCGCGTGGCAGGCGGCCGGCTTCGCCGGCCGGCGGGCCGCCCTGCTGCGCTGGGCGGCCTGGCTGGCCGCCCATGAGCATGAGATCGTCGACCTCGTCCACGCCGAGAACGGCAAGCCGGCGATCGCCGCCCGCCTCGAGCTCCTGCTGACCTGCGAACACATCCGCTGGGCGGCGCGCAACGCCCGCCCGGTGCTGCGCGAGCGCCGGGTCCGCACCACCGCGTTGATGATCGACTACGCCGCGCGGGTCGGCTACCTGCCCTACGGCGTGGTCGGGGTGATCGGGCCGTGGAACTACCCGCTGCTGACCCCGACCGGTTCCCTCGCCTACGCGCTCGCCGCGGGCAACACGGTCGTGTTCAAGCCCAGTGAGCTGACCTCCGCGCTTGGCCTGCTCCTCGTCGAGGGCTTCACCGCGGCGAACCCGGAGCTGCCCGACGGCGTCCTCGTCGGGGTGACCGGTGGTGGCGAGACCGGGACGGCCCTGTGCCGGGCGGGTGTTGACAAGATCGCCTTCACCGGGTCGGGCGCGACAGCCAGGAAGGTGCTCGCGACCTGCGCTGCCACGCTCACCCCGGTGGTCGCCGAGTGCGGAGGCAAGGACGCGGCGATCGTCGCCGAGGACGCCGACATCGCCGCCGCGGCGAGGATGGTGGCCTGGGGTGCGGCCTCGAACGCCGGTCAGACCTGCGCCGGGGTCGAACGCGTCTACGTCGTGGCCGGTGTGCGCGACGCCTTCCTCACCGAGCTGGGCCGCCAGCTCGCCGACGTCCGGCCCGGGTCTGATCCGCAGGCCGCCTACGGCCCGATGACGATGCCGGGCCAGGCCGACGTCGTCCGCCGCCATGTCGCGGATGCGCTCGCCCGCGGCGGGTCGGCCCTGCTCGGCGGGCCGCAGGCGGTGCGCGGCCGGTTCGTCGATCCGATCGTGCTGGTCGACGTGCCAGAGGACAGCGCGGCGGTCCAGGAGGAGACGTTCGGCCCGACCATGACCGTGCGGACCGTCGCCGACGTCGACGAGGCGGTTGCCCTGGCCAACGACAGCCGCTACGGACTGGGCGCGGCCGTCTTCTCCCGGGCCCGGGGCGGGGAGATCGCCGGGCGCCTCGATGCGGGCATGGTGTCGGTGAACTCGGTGTTGTCCTTCGCCGCGATCCCCGCCCTCCCGTTCGGCGGGCGCGGGGAGAGCGGGTTCGGGCGGATCCACGGGGCTGACGGCCTGCGCGAGTTCGCCCGGCCCCGATCGGTCGCCGCCCGACGCCCGGGCGTCCGGGGCCTCGACGTCACCCGGTTCGACCCGTATCCGGGGACGTCCGCCGTGCTGAGGGCGGCATTGCGGGTGCGTCACCGCGGCGCGCCCACGACCGGCAGCACTACAGGGACGACGATGGACGGTGCGACCGGGACCACGGCCGGAAGCGTGACCGGGACTACGGCCGGAAGCCCGGCTGGGACGATGGCCGGCGGTGCGGCGGGCCGGCTGCTCAGGCGGGTGCGAGCAGCCAGGCGATGA